The Corythoichthys intestinalis isolate RoL2023-P3 chromosome 1, ASM3026506v1, whole genome shotgun sequence genome has a segment encoding these proteins:
- the LOC130920279 gene encoding collectin-12-like translates to MKKAQSLLFQALTVLGIWASLGRCCGPTSPPATRPPATRPPVTRPPVTRPPVTVAPATVAPPTGPPVTGPPVTGPPVTVAPVTVAPATGPPLTVAPATGHPATGVPVTGPPVTVAPATVAPATVAPATGPPVTVAPATVAPATVAPPTGPPVTGPPVTVAPATGPPLTVAPATGHPATGVPVTGPPVTVAPATVAPATGRPPTGPPVTVAPVTVAPTTGPRATGPPLTGPDKKVVSPTRRPKSAEGCQAPWRLNNQHSYCFANDSKSWDDAKRYCSSNGGHLLIIRSSAERDWLKEQLDGFDYWIGLKSPYPWKWIDGTPLKSELALWDAGEPNLQNEDCVEMGGRRGRLNDLSCTSLRRYICKRCQDSDEIMYNGIKGTCNLQVDVYQEVSEVLFKERLYAGCIIVIQGKVKPNPTKFIVHLSLGHGEDTPMRIEVDFKDGDLELLTRIGSHVDGKYVNKIVKKDSFPFAAGSDFEMTIECGDDIFRLAVGNDFEVEYENDGYDLQDIHRLLVEDDVTVTNVRLI, encoded by the exons GACGCTGCTGCGGGCCTACGAGCCCTCCTGCTACGCGCCCTCCTGCTACGCGCCCTCCTGTTACGCGCCCTCCTGTTACGCgccctcctgttacggtcgctcctgctacggtcgctcctcctacgggccctcctgttacgggccctcctgttacgggccctcctgttacggtcgctcctgttacggtcgctcctgctacgggcCCTCCTcttacggtcgctcctgctacgggcCATCCTGCTACGGGCGTTCCTGTtacgggccctcctgttacggtcgctcctgctacggtcgctcctgctacggtcgctcctgctacgggccctcctgttacggtcgctcctgctacggtcgctcctgctacggtcgctcctcctacgggccctcctgttacgggccctcctgttacggtcgctcctgctacgggcCCTCCTcttacggtcgctcctgctacgggcCATCCTGCTACGGGCGTTCCTGTtacgggccctcctgttacggtcgctcctgctacggtcgctcctgctacgggcCGTCCTCctacgggccctcctgttacggtagctcctgttacggtcgctcctACTACGGGCCCTCGTGCTACGGGCCCTCCTCTTACGGGCCCTGATAAGAAGGTTGTATCGCCTACTCGACGGCCCAAGTCTGCTGAGGGCTGTCAGGCACCCTGGCGGCTCAACAACCAACATAGTTACTGCTTTGCCAATGACTCTAAATCTTGGGATGATGCCAAACGCTACTGTTCATCCAATGGGGGGCACCTGCTGATAATCCGGAGCAGCGCGGAGAGG GACTGGTTGAAAGAACAACTCGATGGCTTTGACTACTGGATCGGCCTGAAGAGCCCATACCCGTGGAAGTGGATTGACGGAACTCCTTTGAAATCAGAACTAGC GCTCTGGGATGCAGGTGAGCCTAACCTCCAAAATGAAGACTGTGTTGAGATGGGGGGACGTCGAGGTCGCTTGAACGACCTCTCCTGCACCTCCCTTAGACGTTACATCTGCAAGCGATGCCAAG ATAGCGATGAGATTATGTACAACGGCATTAAAGGCACTTGCAACCTCCAAGTGGATGTGTACCAG GAAGTTTCCGAAGTGCTGTTCAAAGAGCGTCTATACGCTGGCTGCATCATCGTCATCCAAGGAAAAGTGAAGCCGAACCCAACCAA GTTTATCGTCCACCTATCTTTGGGCCACGGTGAAGACACCCCGATGCGCATCGAAGTTGATTTCAAAGATGGGGACCTTGAGCTATTGACCCGCATCGGGAGTCATGTTGATGGAAAGTATGTCAACAAGATCGTCAAAAAGGACTCCTTCCCCTTCGCAGCCGGAAGCGACTTTGAG ATGACCATCGAGTGCGGCGACGACATTTTCCGCTTGGCCGTCGGCAACGACTTTGAGGTGGAATACGAGAATGATGGTTATGATCTGCAAGATATCCACAGGCTGTTGGTGGAGGATGATGTGACAGTCACCAACGTCAGGCTGATTTGA